The Ascaphus truei isolate aAscTru1 chromosome 18, aAscTru1.hap1, whole genome shotgun sequence genome window below encodes:
- the IDH2 gene encoding isocitrate dehydrogenase [NADP], mitochondrial has protein sequence MAGYLRAVSSICRCSAAAFGKGPGALAPALSQQQQQRRSYADRRIKVANPVVEMDGDEMTRIIWEFIKEKLILSNVDVELKYFDLGLPYRDQTNDQVTIDSALATLKYNVAVKCATITPDEARVEEFKLKKMWKSPNGTIRNILGGTVFREPIICKNIPRLVPGWTQPITIGRHAHGDQYKASDFVVDKPGIFKMVFTPTDGTAVQEWEVFNFPAGGVGMGMYNTDESISGFAHSCFQYAIQKKWPLYLSTKNTILKAYDGRFKDIFQDIFEKHYKPEFDKLKIWYEHRLIDDMVAQVLKSSGGFVWACKNYDGDVQSDILAQGFGSLGLMASVLVCPDGKTIEAEAAHGTVTRHYREHQKGRPTSTNPIASIFAWTRGLEHRGKLDGNKDLINFSLKLEKVCVETVESGVMTKDLAGCIHGGFSNVRLDEHYVNTTDFLDAIKNNLDKTLGKK, from the exons ATGGCCGGCTACCTCCGGGCCGTCAGCTCCATCTGCAGGTGTTCCGCAGCCGCCTTCGGGAAGGGCCCCGGAGCCCTGGCCCCGGCCCtgagccagcagcagcagcagcggcggAGCT ATGCAGACAGACGTATCAAGGTGGCAAATCCAGTGGTGGAGATGGACGGGGATGAGATGACTCGCATCATCTGGGAATTCATTAAGGAAAAG TTGATCCTGTCAAATGTAGATGTTGAGTTGAAATACTTTGATCTTGGGCTTCCATATCGTGACCAGACAAATGACCAAGTCACCATAGACTCTGCTTTGGCTACTCTGAAGTATAATGTTGCAGTGAAATGTGCCACAATCACACCTGATGAGGCCAGAGTGGAAG AGTTTAAGCTAAAGAAGATGTGGAAAAGTCCCAACGGTACCATCCGGAACATCTTGGGTGGAACAGTCTTCCGTGAGCCAATTATTTGCAAGAACATTCCTCGCCTGGTACCTGGTTGGACTCAACCCATCACCATTGGTAGACATGCCCATGGTGACCAG TACAAAGCCTCCGATTTTGTCGTTGATAAGCCTGGCATTTTCAAAATGGTGTTTACACCAACAGATGGGACAGCCGTGCAAGAATGGGAAGTGTTCAATTTTCCAGCAGGAGGTGTTGGCATGGGCATGTACAACACTGATGAG TCTATTTCTGGCTTTGCACACAGCTGTTTTCAATATGCCATTCAGAAGAAGTGGCCACTATACTTGAGCACGAAGAATACTATTTTGAAGGCGTACGATGGCAGATTCAAGGACATCTTCCAGGATATTTTTGAGAA GCACTACAAACCAGAATTTGACAAACTGAAGATCTGGTATGAACACCGATTAATTGATGACATGGTAGCACAGGTGCTGAAGTCTTCTGGAGGCTTTGTGTGGGCTTGCAAGAACTATGATGGCGATGTCCAGTCTGATATTCTTGCTCAGG GCTTTGGTTCCCTTGGCTTAATGGCGTCCGTCCTGGTTTGCCCAGATGGAAAGACTATTGAAGCAGAAGCTGCTCATGGAACGGTTACTCGCCATTACAGGGAACATCAGAAG GGGCGGCCCACAAGTACAAACCCGATTGCCAGCATTTTTGCATGGACTAGAGGCTTGGAGCACAGAGGCAAACTGGACGGAAACAAAGATCTGATTAA CTTCTCCTTGAAACTAGAGAAGGTTTGTGTGGAGACCGTGGAAAGTGGCGTTATGACAAAGGATTTGGCTGGATGTATTCATGGTGGCTTCAGCAA tgtcagacTTGATGAACATTATGTGAACACAACTGACTTCTTGGATGCCATTAAGAACAACCTTGACAAAACTCTTGGAAAGAAGTAA